One Misgurnus anguillicaudatus chromosome 20, ASM2758022v2, whole genome shotgun sequence DNA segment encodes these proteins:
- the olah gene encoding S-acyl fatty acid synthase thioesterase, medium chain gives MDKVINCFSKCPDAVVRLICFPWAGGGSIHYARWAKALNNSIEVYSVRLPGREGRTKEPFFMNMQEILDEVIGVLLPKLKEKPFALFGHSFGAMTCFAFAEHVKKVFDLEPIHIFLSGASAPYSEARLQAPKRSHLSDQDFLAWVNSIGGTPPEILANAELVKLFLPALKADLCVADNFRCSSPSTPFLSCPVTCFDGQEDTPHDLQAWKLMTSGEFTVQMLPGSHFYLKEKANEKIILDHITKHLETAEMDYL, from the exons ATGGACAAAGTCATAAACTGTTTCAGCAAGTGTCCAGATGCTGTTGTCCGTCTTATCTGTTTCCCCTGGGCCGGTGGAGGGTCCATCCACTATGCCCGCTGGGCTAAAGCCCTCAACAACTCCATTGAAG TGTATTCAGTTAGACTGCCTGGCAGAGAAGGGAGAACCAAGGAaccattttttatgaatatgcaAGAAATCCTTGATGAGGTCATTGGTGTGCTACTTCCAAAACTCAAAGAGAAGCCATTTGCCCTCTTTGGACATAG TTTTGGAGCTATGACTTGCTTTGCCTTTGCCGAGCATGTGAAGAAGGTCTTTGATCTTGAGCCGATCCATATATTTCTCTCTGGAGCCTCTGCACCATAT TCTGAGGCAAGATTGCAGGCACCAAAAAGAAGTCACCTTTCAGATCAAGACTTCCTTGCATGGGTAAATTCTATTGGAGGAACACCGCCAGAGATACTGGCCAATGCCGAGcttgtaaaactttttttgcctGCGCTAAAGGCAGACCTCTGTGTGGCTGACAACTTTAG GTGTAGCAGCCCATCAACACCCTTTTTATCATGTCCAGTCACATGCTTTGATGGACAGGAGGACACACCCCATGACTTACAAG CGTGGAAGCTCATGACAAGTGGTGAATTTACAGTGCAGATGCTCCCTGGATCTCACttttacctgaaagaaaaagcAAATGAAAAAATTATACTGGACCATATTACTAAACATCTTGAGACAGCAGAGATGGACTATTTGTAG
- the tekt2 gene encoding LOW QUALITY PROTEIN: tektin-2 (The sequence of the model RefSeq protein was modified relative to this genomic sequence to represent the inferred CDS: deleted 1 base in 1 codon), with protein MATLSTKPSLRYSVSDWVTNNKQIFETAEHKRNISHDLRQDGRVLRNETANKTNWDNYDSSRRLSDRINDVTRWKENLKACSQEVDAEMEALTLSKQETERALAATVLPLEVTAECLTLREGRRGKELVSDPVEAELKKEVEVIDGAQRVLQQCIDQAFEQLCRLQEARQQLTIDLQDKIEALEVDMSCLSLTIQSPEISLKPNPTRVPLGSTTPQQWEQFSRYNVARAKDEMHTSMQIRENSSLTRAQVQNDLEAQHKAVEFALRKRTHHQEQAKQELQWQLKTTQDEIVELEKDINGLEEDMKAKTAPLQLVHTRLENRTKRPGMDLCRDEVQFGLVDEAKQLEATILALKQKLAQARHSLLSLKQHEAHMMENLSRKQDALSLEQRSIQTRQRLTLVNSTQTERLSSAVVPLTNSSGRHKLDLA; from the exons ATGGCCACACTGAGCACAAAGCCAAGT TTGCGTTACAGTGTTTCTGACTGGGTGACCAACAATAAACAGATCTTCGAAACTGCTGAGCACAAGCGAAACATTTCACACGATCTACGTCAGGATGGAAGGGTTCTTCGCAATGAGACTGCCAATAAG ACAAACTGGGATAACTATGATAGCAGCCGGCGACTGAGTGACAGAATCAATGATGTCACACGTTGGAAAGAAAATCTCAAAGCCTGTTCACAGGAAGTGGATGCAGAAATGGAGGCTCTTACTCTG TCCAAGCAGGAGACCGAACGTGCCCTGGCAGCCACCGTTCTGCCCCTTGAGGTCACAGCCGAGTGCTTGACCCTGCGGGAAGGTCGTCGTGGAAAGGAGCTGGTCAGTGACCCGGTGGAAGCTGAGCTTAAGAAAGAAGTTGAGGTGATTGATGGAGCACAACGGGTCCTGCAGCAGTGCATCGATCAGGCTTTTGAGCAACTGTG TCGCCTACAGGAAGCACGCCAGCAGCTGACCATTGACCTTCAGGATAAAATCGAAGCTCTTGAGGTGGACATGTCGTGCTTGTCTCTCACAATACAGTCACCAGAGATCTCCTTGAAGCCCAACCCCACTAGAGTTCCTCTAGG TTCCACAACACCCCAGCAGTGGGAGCAGTTCAGCCGCTACAATGTTGCCCGAGCAAAGGATGAGATGCACACCTCTATGCAGATAAGAGAGAATAGCAGTCTCACAAGAGCACAG GTGCAAAATGATTTGGAAGCCCAGCACAAGGCTGTAGAGTTTGCTCTCCGTAAGCGAACCCATCACCAGGAACAAGCCAAACAGGAACTGCAGTGGCAGCTGAAAACT ACTCAGGATGAGATTGTTGAGCTGGAGAAAGACATCAATGGCCTGGAGGAAGATATGAAGGCCAAGACGGCACCTTTACAGCTGGTGCACACCCGTCTGGAGAACAGGACCAAGAGGCCCGGTATGGACCTGTGCAGAGATGAG GTACAGTTTGGGTTGGTGGATGAAGCCAAACAACTGGAAGCTACAATTCTGGCCCTGAAACAGAAACTAGCACAGGCCCG ACACTCTCTACTCTCTCTGAAGCAGCATGAAGCTCACATGATGGAGAATCTGTCTCGGAAGCAGGACGCCCTGTCATTGGAGCAGCGCAGCATTCAGACTCGGCAGCGTCTCACTTTGGTTAACAGCACCCAAACTGAGAGACTTTCTTCAGCTGTGGTTCCCTTAACCAACTCTAGTGGCAGACACAAACTGGATCTGGCTTGA
- the LOC129455718 gene encoding LOW QUALITY PROTEIN: free fatty acid receptor 3 (The sequence of the model RefSeq protein was modified relative to this genomic sequence to represent the inferred CDS: inserted 2 bases in 1 codon), with protein MEVNVSICISLVVYIVTFLLGLPANLLVLFIYIRKARKHGATPNVVYALNLCVANLALVSWMPVKVTETVLQGWAFPAVVCPIYSFFLFASLYGSSLLLTAVVVGRYLSIAFPITYKIYRRARTSWLVSCILWALVLLHLGFGFFAEGGGHFVSFSNLNVSTCYENFTREQLRLLVPLRLEMSVVLFLFPLIVSAFCTLRCVVLVRRSCFXVGKRRVLGIAISTLVVFVVCYGPYNISHVVGFVLYTNVEWRSEAMLTSSCNVFLEPVIMLMLSPWTPKELADRLCNRRGPQSRYRSWHQHLSKGTSSRNHQGTTQEGDRI; from the exons ATGGAGGTGAATGTGTCCATCTGCATCTCTTTGGTGGTTTATATCGTCACATTCCTCCTTGGACTTCCCGCCAACCTCCTTGTTCTTTTTATCTACATCCGCAAAGCTCGAAAACACGGTGCCACCCCCAATGTAGTTTACGCTCTCAACCTGTGCGTAGCAAATTTGGCTCTAGTCTCGTGGATGCCCGTAAAAGTAACTGAGACGGTCCTTCAAGGCTGGGCATTTCCAGCTGTGGTGTGTCCCATTTACAGCTTCTTTCTCTTCGCCTCGCTTTACGGGAGCAGCCTGCTGCTTACAGCAGTGGTCGTGGGTCGCTATCTAAGCATCGCCTTTCCCATAACCTACAAGATTTACCGCAGAGCACGAACGTCTTGGCTGGTGAGTTGTATCTTGTGGGCTTTGGTGCTTTTACATCTCGGTTTTGGTTTTTTTGCGGAAGGAGGAGGGCATTTTGTTTCCTTTTCAAACCTGAACGTCTCGACATGCTATGAAAACTTCACCCGGGAGCAGTTGAGACTTTTGGTGCCCCTACGACTGGAAATGTCTGTTGTTCTTTTCTTGTTTCCTTTGATTGTGTCTGCGTTCTGCACACTGCGATGCGTGGTGCTTGTCAGGCGCTCCTGCTT TGTGGGTAAACGGAGGGTGCTCGGGATTGCAATTTCAACGCTGGTGGTGTTTGTGGTCTGCTATGGACCCTACAACATCTCTCACGTGGTGGGCTTTGTTTTATACACTAATGTGGAATGGAGAAGCGAAGCAATGCTTACAAGCTCTTGCAACGTCTTTTTGGAGCCTGTGATCATGCTGATGCTGTCACCATGGACACCAAAGGAATTAGCTGACAGACTGTGCAATAGGCGAGGACCACAATCAAGATACAGGTCGTGGCATCAGCACCTCAGTAAGGGAACTTCTTCCAGGAACCATCAAGGGACTACGCAAGAGGGGGACAGAATCTAA
- the LOC129454607 gene encoding LOW QUALITY PROTEIN: free fatty acid receptor 3 (The sequence of the model RefSeq protein was modified relative to this genomic sequence to represent the inferred CDS: inserted 2 bases in 2 codons; deleted 1 base in 1 codon; substituted 2 bases at 2 genomic stop codons) yields MGKNILDTPATIYLSIYIITFLIGFPDAVLAFCCISIDIFMLNLVISDLIFLIFFPVKMKVAADNMIWKMPAAYILCPLYLFTFFLPIYSSSQFLAVISAERYVCVAFPVKYKSQRKITYTILIYVAIRIMFVVAIILNIKIASTSSSEAENISXTNHAEPQKCYTNFKPNRLRDVLILRLTAAVLFFLISLTICCICYINAIWILXKLPLIRPRHRLLAIGLALGXTCFAPFSTSQXDKRSLMLSTLNACFDLIIFYCISRKMRTSFKVC; encoded by the exons ATGGGAAAAAATATTCTTG ACACACCAGCAACAATTTATCTCTCCATATACATCATTACTTTCCTGATCGGCTTCCCTGATGCAGTACTGGCATTCTGCTGTATCTCTATTGACATTTTCATGTTGAACCTTGTGATTTCAGACCTTATCTTCCTCATCTTCTTTCCTGTGAAGATGAAAGTGGCTGCAGATAACATGATCTGGAAGATGCCA GCTGCATATATCCTGTGTCCCCTTTATCTGTTCACTTTCTTCTTACCAATTTACAGCAGCAGTCAGTTTTTGGCTGTGATTAGCGCTGAGCGTTACGTGTGCGTGGCTTTTccagtaaaatataaaagtcAGAGGAAAATCACTTATACGATACTAATATATGTTGCCATCAGGATAATGTTTGTAGTAGCTATAATACTTAATATTAAGATTGCGTCCACCAGTTCTTCTGAAGCAGAAAATATTA CTACCAACCACGCAGAACCTCAAAAGTGTTACACAAACTTTAAACCAAATCGGCTTAGAGATGTCCTTATATTGCGGCTGACAGCTGCAGTTCTGTTTTTCCTCATTTCCCTCACTATTTGCTGCATTTGTTACATCAATGCCatttggattttgtgaaaacTTCCTCTTATAAGACCTCGTCACAGGCTCCTTGCCATCGGACTGGCCCTTG ACACTTGTTTTGCACCCTTCAGTACATCACAATAAGACAAGAGATCTTTAATGCTGAGcactttaaatgcatgttttgatCTTATAATTTTTTACTGCATCTCTCGAAAAATGAGAACGTCATTTAAagtctgttaa
- the LOC129455719 gene encoding G-protein coupled receptor 42-like translates to MFEDARVYLSIYIITFLIGFPDALLAFCCCIRKIRSKPIPIDIFMLNLVISDLIFLIFLPLKMKEAADNMIWKMPYILCPIHLFTFFLPIYSSCLFLAGISAERYVCVAFPVKYRSPRRITFTILISVAMWMLVIGIAAMSYKAVYIDFEAENITDPQSCHSNFINRQLKDLLTMRLIAAVFYFCIPLIICCFCYINAIRILLKLPLIGRHRKLRSIGLALGTLLVFAICFAPYNVSHIVGYIMYEDPKWRLKVLMLTTLNTCFDLIIFYCISWEMRRAFVVCVESFYHFYDCLNQFCCCFNESAQSNNAQM, encoded by the coding sequence ATGTTTGAAGACGCAAGAGTATATCTCTCCATATACATCATTACTTTCCTGATCGGCTTCCCTGATGCATTACTTGCATTCTGCTGTTGCATTCGCAAGATCCGGAGTAAACCTATCCCTATTGACATTTTCATGTTGAACCTTGTGATTTCAGACCTCATCTTCCTCATCTTCCTACCTCTGAAGATGAAAGAGGCTGCAGATAACATGATCTGGAAGATGCCGTATATCCTGTGTCCCATTCATCTGTTCACTTTCTTCCTGCCAATTTACAGTAGTTGCCTGTTTTTGGCAGGAATTAGCGCTGAGCGTTACGTGTGCGTGGCTTTTCCAGTCAAATACAGGAGTCCGAGGAGAATTACTTTTACGATACTAATAAGTGTTGCCATGTGGATGTTGGTAATAGGGATTGCGGCAATGTCTTACAAGGCCGTTTACATTGATTTCGAAGCAGAAAACATCACAGATCCTCAAAGTTGTCACAGTAACTTTATCAACAGGCAACTCAAAGATTTGCTTACAATGCGACTGATCGCTGCAGTGTTTTATTTCTGCATACCCCTCATCATTTGTTGCTTTTGTTACATCAATGCCATTCGCATTTTGTTAAAACTTCCTCTAATCGGACGTCATCGCAAGCTCCGGTCCATCGGACTGGCTCTCGGGACGCTCCTCGTGTTTGCAATTTGTTTTGCACCCTACAATGTGTCACACATAGTGGGCTACATAATGTATGAGGATCCAAAATGGCGTCTGAAAGTTTTAATGCTGACCACTTTAAATACATGTTTCgatcttattattttttactgcaTCTCTTGGGAAATGAGAAGGGCATTTGTAGTCTGTGTAGAAAgcttttatcatttttatgatTGTTTAAAtcaattttgttgttgttttaatgaaagTGCACAAAGCAATAATGCACAGATGTAA
- the LOC129455717 gene encoding free fatty acid receptor 2, translating to MANFYAHLLLLFYIVVFLIGLPANILAFYTFYRKVHRKPTPIDILLLNLTISDLIFLAVLPFKMKEAFDDMNWNLPYQLCPVISFLFYSTIYTSTLFLTAISIERYLGVAFPIRYALGRRPRNAVIASFFLWLLGSLNLSIVYIVPTINSSHVINSHNMEIMCYDNFTAEQLEILLPVRLELFIVLFCIPFLICCFCYINFIRILSNLPHLGRRRRLRAIGLAVGTLLVFTLSFSPYNVSHVVGFIHGSSENWRNIALIFSTLNACLDPIIFYFSSAAVRSAIRTCVNGFRDKVHIVRCRRAQCCPLLASSRTEAYQDTNPTVDQK from the coding sequence ATGGCCAATTTCTACGCCCATCTTCTTTTGTTATTCTACATTGTCGTCTTCTTGATTGGCCTTCCTGCCAACATCTTGGCATTCTATACGTTCTACCGAAAGGTTCACCGCAAGCCCACGCCGATCGACATTCTCCTGCTGAACCTGACCATATCTGACCTCATCTTCCTCGCCGTCCTGCCCTTCAAGATGAAGGAAGCTTTCGACGACATGAACTGGAACCTGCCTTATCAACTGTGTCCTGTTATTAGTTTCCTTTTCTACTCCACTATCTACACAAGCACTTTGTTTCTAACAGCCATTAGCATAGAGCGCTACCTGGGCGTGGCATTTCCAATCCGGTACGCGCTAGGTCGCCGGCCACGCAATGCCGTGATCGCAAGTTTCTTCCTATGGCTCCTGGGATCTCTTAACCTCAGCATTGTGTACATTGTGCCAACCATCAACTCAAGTCATGTCATAAACTCACATAACATGGAAATAATGTGCTACGATAACTTTACTGCAGAGCAGCTAGAAATTCTCCTTCCTGTTCGCCTGGAGCTCTTTATCGTGCTTTTTTGTATACCCTTCCTCATCTGCTGTTTCTGTTATATAAACTTCATCCGAATtctgtccaatctgccccacctGGGACGACGTCGTAGGCTCAGGGCCATTGGACTTGCAGTGGGGACACTGCTTGTTTTCACCCTCAGTTTCAGCCCCTACAATGTCTCACATGTGGTCGGTTTCATCCATGGCAGTAGTGAGAATTGGCGTAATATTGCTTTAATTTTCAGCACCCTAAATGCATGTTTGGACCCGATCATCTTTTACTTCTCATCTGCGGCTGTCAGAAGTGCCATACGAACATGTGTTAATGGTTTTAGGGACAAAGTGCACATTGTTAGATGCAGACGGGCTCAATGCTGCCCTCTGCTGGCTTCCTCCAGGACTGAGGCCTATCAAGATACAAATCCTACTGTTGACCAGAAATAA